One genomic region from Streptomyces sp. Li-HN-5-11 encodes:
- a CDS encoding ricin-type beta-trefoil lectin domain protein translates to MDSTSTPPMRHPDDLATGKRVNAPVGPQGRPATGRSRLRTVRRLIANLAVPALALSGLLAAGTAWAAAPAQTTPAASATSQFHGVNWADPNDNFITGPNVPVGLSTSDDYTTTYAKSTAILKGFQALGANTVRLGFNAATTSGPWWNSYTAALDAATALSMNVIVAPWLQNGKVGDTASFNQMWDTMINKYGGHGNFYFDIMNEPYGYNSTDLTNFEASWLARYPSLPRGHVIVPGLWSDNNLCAVGGDSRLSGTLLSIHIYGMFGDSHTTEADWVNDFTGNLCGHADRAVLTEFGVPMNTGVNYNGPKDGNNDLSYLYAITDTVRSLGMGSVLWTGVKEAAQTQGPGPCENASCAITSLNGSGTNLSLTVTNQSGLDRLQWGWGTGSNPGGGGGTSTGGVLRGAGSNRCLDVPGAGTTNGVQTEIWDCNGGTNQQWALTSAKELRVYGNKCLDAYGAGTSPGTKAVIWDCNGGTNQKWNVNSDGTVTSVQSGLCLDVTGASTANGAPVQLWTCNGGTNQKWSRQ, encoded by the coding sequence GTGGACAGCACGTCAACGCCCCCGATGCGCCACCCGGACGATTTAGCAACAGGTAAGCGGGTGAACGCTCCGGTGGGCCCGCAAGGCCGACCGGCGACCGGCCGCAGCCGCCTCCGCACCGTCCGGCGCCTGATCGCCAACCTGGCAGTCCCGGCCCTGGCGCTGTCAGGGCTGCTGGCCGCCGGCACGGCGTGGGCCGCTGCGCCCGCACAGACCACTCCGGCGGCATCGGCCACCAGCCAGTTCCACGGAGTGAACTGGGCCGATCCCAACGACAACTTCATCACCGGCCCCAACGTACCCGTGGGCCTGTCGACATCGGACGACTACACGACGACCTACGCGAAGTCCACGGCGATACTCAAGGGATTCCAGGCACTTGGCGCCAACACCGTCCGGCTGGGCTTCAACGCGGCGACCACGTCAGGGCCCTGGTGGAACAGCTACACCGCAGCTCTGGACGCCGCGACCGCGCTGAGCATGAACGTCATCGTCGCGCCGTGGCTGCAGAACGGGAAGGTCGGTGACACCGCGTCCTTCAACCAGATGTGGGACACGATGATCAACAAGTACGGCGGGCACGGCAACTTCTATTTCGACATCATGAACGAGCCCTACGGCTACAACTCCACCGACCTGACCAATTTCGAGGCCTCCTGGCTGGCGCGCTACCCCAGCCTCCCCCGTGGGCACGTGATCGTGCCGGGCCTGTGGTCCGACAACAACCTGTGCGCCGTCGGCGGCGACTCCCGGCTGTCCGGCACCCTGCTGTCGATTCACATCTACGGCATGTTCGGCGACTCCCACACCACCGAGGCCGACTGGGTCAACGACTTCACCGGCAACCTCTGCGGCCACGCCGACCGCGCCGTACTGACCGAGTTCGGCGTCCCCATGAACACCGGCGTCAACTACAACGGTCCCAAGGACGGCAACAACGACCTGTCCTACCTCTACGCCATCACCGACACCGTGCGCAGCCTCGGCATGGGCTCCGTACTGTGGACAGGCGTCAAGGAGGCGGCCCAGACCCAGGGTCCTGGCCCGTGCGAGAACGCCTCGTGCGCCATCACCTCCCTGAACGGCAGTGGCACGAACCTCTCCTTGACCGTCACCAACCAGTCCGGCCTCGACCGGCTCCAATGGGGCTGGGGCACCGGAAGCAACCCGGGCGGCGGGGGCGGCACGAGCACCGGCGGCGTACTGCGCGGTGCCGGTTCCAACCGCTGCCTGGACGTACCCGGCGCCGGCACGACCAACGGCGTGCAGACCGAGATATGGGACTGCAACGGCGGCACCAACCAGCAATGGGCGCTCACCTCCGCCAAGGAGCTGCGGGTCTACGGAAACAAGTGCCTGGACGCCTATGGCGCCGGGACCTCCCCCGGCACCAAGGCCGTCATCTGGGACTGCAACGGCGGCACCAACCAGAAGTGGAACGTCAACAGCGACGGCACTGTCACCAGTGTCCAGTCCGGCCTGTGCCTGGACGTCACCGGCGCCTCCACCGCCAACGGCGCCCCGGTCCAACTGTGGACCTGCAACGGCGGCACCAACCAGAAGTGGAGCCGGCAGTAG
- a CDS encoding class I SAM-dependent methyltransferase, producing the protein MSRWEELTGGTSGRDFDARFAALARGGKDVHGEARLCAAFVPVGARVLDAGCGTGRVMIRLAELGYDCVGVDLDASMLAVARQQAPELPWYQADLAGFEPDLLGMAAGFDLAVAAGNVFPLLAAGTEATVVRRLAAALRPGGLMVAGFGLDEAHLPVPPSITLTEYDGYCTAAGLTLVDRFATWDADPYDGGGYAVSVHRR; encoded by the coding sequence ATGAGCCGTTGGGAGGAGCTGACCGGGGGAACGTCCGGGCGGGACTTCGACGCACGGTTCGCGGCCCTGGCCCGTGGCGGGAAGGACGTGCACGGTGAGGCGCGGTTGTGCGCGGCATTCGTGCCTGTGGGAGCGCGGGTGCTGGACGCCGGGTGCGGTACCGGACGGGTCATGATCCGGCTTGCGGAGCTCGGGTACGACTGCGTCGGCGTAGATCTTGATGCCTCGATGCTGGCAGTGGCGCGGCAGCAGGCGCCGGAACTGCCGTGGTACCAGGCCGATTTGGCCGGGTTCGAGCCGGACCTGCTCGGCATGGCAGCCGGCTTCGATCTCGCGGTCGCTGCCGGCAATGTGTTCCCGCTGCTCGCTGCCGGCACCGAGGCCACGGTGGTGAGACGCCTGGCTGCGGCACTGCGGCCGGGCGGTCTGATGGTCGCCGGCTTCGGCCTGGACGAAGCCCACCTGCCCGTGCCGCCCAGCATCACCCTGACGGAGTACGACGGCTACTGCACCGCAGCAGGTCTCACCCTCGTCGACCGCTTCGCCACGTGGGACGCCGACCCCTACGACGGCGGCGGCTACGCCGTCAGCGTCCACCGCCGGTGA
- a CDS encoding glycoside hydrolase family 3 C-terminal domain-containing protein has protein sequence MAAVCSFGLLGAVGGTAHAHPRSAVRVSPPIYLDTSYSFPERAADLVSRMSLDEKIQQLHTNSAPAIPRLGVQQYTYWSEGQHGINTLFANTNPGSVTGGVHATSFPTNFAASMSWDKDLMYKETTAISDEARGLLDKSLWGKGQNNLGPSKDDYGMLTYWAPTVNLDRDPRWGRTDEAFGEDPYFTGQMAGAFVNGYQGQNPDGSPQGKYLKVASTAKHYALNNVEQDRTGISSNVPDDDLYDYYTAQFKSLIEKSHVAGLMTSYNAINGTPSAANTYTTNQIAQRTYGFHGYITSDCGAVGTTYQTFPAGHDWAPPGWTTDHKGVNSTWTSTATGRKVSGAAGGQAYALRAGTNVNCTGAEATSPNLEQAIKAGVLSEGVIDNALVHLFTVRMRTGEFDPVNQQPYTKITKDVIQSPAHQELARTVADNALVLLQNDKVAATGRPLLPADPSKLGKVVIVGDQAGKVTLGGYSGDPTKKVDAVQGITAQVKAANPDAQVVHDAAGTSSTATGAATLSARTQADIKSADLVVVAVGTDDATAGEGKDRGGLALPGNYGSLIDQVTALGNHKTVLDIQSDGPVAIEPYRAKVAAIVFAGYNGESQGDALADVLFGKQNPGGHLNFTWYKDDSQLPAISDYDLEPSGTGGLGRTYQYFTGTPSYPFGYGLSYTTFAYSHIRADRSSVNADGTVNVRFDVTNTGTVPGTTVAQLYAATDFTVKNRELPKKRLVGFQKTRVLRPGATQHITLRVRVADLAFHDGHKARQVVHDGTYRFQVGPDSATTAGSARVTVHGSLTPHVKYVTVQPEAVVYNAGDTIDLTARNQWIKDDTNPTTQPGRNLNVTADHIVEAVNDDGSFLDLSRAKVRYRSSAPSVATVSSKGRVTAVGNGVATISATVHGVTGSAVIRVHHTLTLSAAPIVKSGSPVTATTTYTNTGSTALPRASVTLEVPDGWRATPTSPATFRSIPARASVKTTWTVTPPAGVRPGSYSLAASATYQGARASDDAAGQLFVPYSSMRDITTNIGVSDDAKPGAGNLDGGGQSLSQQALAAQGITSGGTVTHDGLTFTWPTTGTGEPDNIVAGGQTVPFTGSGAKLGFLGTADYGNASGTGLITYTDGTTQSYTLSFADWWSTTPADGTDIVATTDYINGGSGKVQQKVNVYGATVPLQAGKTVAYLTLPNVGSGAVSGQVAMHIFATAIG, from the coding sequence GTGGCGGCCGTGTGCTCCTTCGGCCTGCTCGGTGCGGTCGGCGGAACGGCTCATGCCCATCCGCGCTCCGCGGTCCGGGTGTCCCCGCCCATCTATCTCGACACCTCCTATTCCTTCCCGGAGCGCGCCGCGGACCTGGTCTCGCGGATGTCGCTGGACGAGAAGATCCAGCAACTGCACACCAACAGCGCGCCGGCCATTCCGCGGCTGGGCGTGCAGCAGTACACGTACTGGAGCGAGGGGCAGCACGGCATCAACACCCTGTTCGCCAACACCAACCCGGGCTCCGTGACCGGCGGCGTGCACGCCACCAGCTTCCCCACCAACTTCGCCGCGTCGATGTCCTGGGACAAGGACCTGATGTACAAGGAGACGACGGCGATCTCGGACGAGGCCCGCGGCCTGCTGGACAAGTCGCTGTGGGGAAAGGGGCAGAACAACCTCGGGCCCTCGAAGGACGACTACGGGATGCTCACCTACTGGGCGCCGACGGTCAATCTCGACCGTGACCCGCGGTGGGGCCGCACCGACGAGGCGTTCGGCGAGGACCCGTACTTCACCGGCCAGATGGCGGGCGCGTTCGTCAACGGCTACCAGGGCCAGAACCCCGACGGCAGCCCGCAGGGCAAGTACCTGAAGGTCGCCTCTACCGCGAAGCACTACGCGCTCAACAACGTCGAGCAGGACCGGACCGGCATCAGTTCGAACGTTCCGGACGACGACCTGTACGACTACTACACCGCGCAGTTCAAGAGCCTGATCGAGAAGTCGCACGTCGCGGGCCTGATGACGTCGTACAACGCGATCAACGGCACACCGTCGGCGGCCAACACGTACACCACCAACCAGATCGCGCAGCGCACCTACGGCTTCCACGGGTACATCACCTCCGACTGCGGCGCGGTCGGCACCACGTACCAGACCTTCCCGGCCGGCCACGACTGGGCGCCGCCCGGATGGACCACCGACCACAAGGGCGTCAACTCGACCTGGACCAGCACCGCCACGGGCCGGAAGGTGTCCGGGGCAGCCGGCGGCCAGGCCTACGCACTGCGCGCCGGTACCAACGTCAACTGCACGGGTGCGGAGGCCACCTCACCCAACCTCGAGCAGGCGATCAAGGCCGGCGTCCTCAGCGAAGGCGTCATCGACAACGCGCTGGTGCACCTGTTCACCGTACGGATGCGGACCGGTGAGTTCGACCCGGTCAACCAGCAGCCGTACACGAAGATCACCAAGGACGTCATCCAGTCCCCGGCCCACCAGGAGCTGGCCCGGACCGTCGCCGACAACGCGCTCGTCCTGCTGCAGAACGACAAGGTCGCGGCTACCGGCAGGCCCCTGCTGCCGGCCGACCCGTCGAAGCTCGGCAAGGTCGTCATCGTCGGCGACCAGGCCGGGAAGGTCACTCTCGGCGGCTACTCGGGCGATCCCACCAAGAAGGTGGACGCCGTCCAGGGCATCACCGCCCAGGTGAAGGCAGCCAATCCCGACGCGCAGGTCGTCCATGACGCGGCCGGCACCTCCAGCACCGCGACCGGCGCGGCGACGCTGAGCGCTCGGACCCAGGCCGACATCAAGAGCGCCGACCTGGTGGTCGTCGCCGTCGGCACCGACGATGCCACGGCAGGCGAGGGCAAGGACCGCGGCGGACTGGCCCTGCCCGGCAACTACGGCAGCCTCATCGACCAGGTCACCGCCCTGGGCAACCACAAGACGGTGCTCGACATCCAGTCCGACGGGCCGGTCGCCATCGAGCCCTACCGCGCCAAGGTGGCCGCGATCGTCTTCGCCGGCTACAACGGCGAAAGCCAGGGCGACGCCCTCGCCGACGTCCTGTTCGGCAAGCAGAACCCCGGCGGGCACCTGAACTTCACCTGGTACAAGGACGACTCCCAACTGCCCGCCATCTCCGACTACGACCTGGAGCCCAGCGGGACCGGCGGACTGGGCCGCACCTACCAGTACTTCACGGGCACGCCGAGCTACCCCTTCGGCTACGGCCTGAGCTACACCACCTTCGCCTACTCCCACATCCGCGCCGACCGCTCCTCGGTGAACGCCGACGGGACGGTGAACGTCCGCTTCGACGTCACCAACACCGGCACCGTGCCCGGAACCACCGTCGCCCAGCTCTACGCGGCCACCGACTTCACCGTCAAGAACCGTGAGCTGCCGAAGAAGCGGCTCGTCGGCTTCCAGAAGACCCGGGTCCTGAGGCCCGGCGCCACACAGCACATCACCCTGCGCGTCCGGGTCGCCGACCTCGCCTTCCACGACGGGCACAAAGCCAGGCAGGTCGTCCACGACGGCACCTACCGCTTCCAGGTCGGGCCCGACTCCGCCACCACCGCCGGATCCGCCAGGGTCACCGTGCACGGCAGCCTCACCCCGCACGTGAAGTACGTGACCGTACAGCCCGAGGCCGTGGTCTACAACGCAGGCGACACCATCGACCTGACCGCCCGCAACCAGTGGATCAAGGACGACACCAATCCCACGACCCAGCCCGGCCGCAACCTGAACGTCACCGCCGACCACATCGTGGAGGCGGTCAACGACGACGGCTCCTTCCTGGACCTGTCCAGGGCCAAGGTCCGCTACCGCAGCAGCGCCCCCTCCGTCGCCACCGTCAGCAGCAAGGGGCGGGTCACCGCAGTGGGCAACGGCGTGGCCACCATCAGCGCGACCGTGCACGGCGTCACCGGTTCCGCTGTGATCCGCGTGCACCACACCCTGACTCTTTCCGCCGCCCCGATCGTCAAGTCCGGTTCCCCCGTCACGGCGACCACCACCTACACCAACACCGGCTCGACCGCCCTGCCGCGCGCCTCGGTGACTCTGGAGGTGCCCGACGGCTGGAGGGCCACACCGACCTCTCCTGCCACCTTCCGGAGCATCCCGGCCCGCGCCTCGGTCAAGACCACCTGGACGGTCACGCCCCCGGCCGGCGTCAGGCCCGGCTCCTACTCCCTCGCTGCCTCAGCCACCTACCAGGGCGCCCGGGCCAGCGACGACGCGGCCGGCCAACTGTTCGTGCCGTACTCCTCCATGAGGGACATCACGACCAACATCGGCGTCAGCGACGACGCCAAGCCCGGCGCCGGCAACCTCGACGGAGGCGGTCAGAGCCTGTCCCAGCAAGCCCTCGCCGCCCAGGGGATCACCTCCGGCGGCACCGTCACCCACGACGGACTGACCTTCACCTGGCCCACCACCGGCACCGGCGAGCCGGACAACATCGTGGCCGGCGGCCAGACCGTCCCCTTCACGGGGAGCGGCGCCAAGCTCGGTTTCCTCGGCACCGCCGACTACGGCAACGCCTCCGGCACCGGCCTGATCACCTACACCGACGGCACCACCCAGAGCTACACCCTGTCCTTCGCCGACTGGTGGAGCACCACTCCCGCCGACGGTACCGACATCGTCGCCACGACCGACTACATCAACGGCGGCAGCGGCAAGGTCCAGCAGAAGGTCAACGTGTACGGCGCCACCGTGCCGCTCCAGGCAGGCAAGACCGTGGCCTACCTGACGCTGCCGAACGTGGGCTCCGGCGCGGTGTCGGGCCAGGTGGCCATGCACATCTTCGCCACAGCCATCGGCTGA
- a CDS encoding GNAT family N-acetyltransferase: protein MTDQREVAIVRWPGQVPSARDGLVDLLAAYHLQTQAEKGEAVAGVEGLPDRYRTEIAHPQAVFVDDVVLLALSGDTAVGCLVVTASVDGRSEVKRLWTDPAFRGRGIASSLVSAALVHAAESGVSAVRLSVWKWRAGAIALYERLGFTVTESWDERDQLVCMERAV, encoded by the coding sequence ATGACTGATCAACGCGAGGTTGCCATCGTCCGCTGGCCAGGTCAGGTCCCTTCCGCCCGGGACGGGCTGGTAGATCTGCTGGCGGCCTACCATCTGCAGACGCAGGCCGAGAAGGGTGAGGCCGTCGCCGGTGTGGAGGGGTTGCCGGACCGCTACCGGACAGAGATCGCGCATCCACAGGCCGTGTTCGTTGACGATGTCGTGCTGCTGGCGTTGAGTGGGGACACCGCGGTGGGCTGCCTGGTGGTGACCGCCTCTGTCGACGGACGGTCCGAGGTCAAGAGGCTCTGGACGGACCCGGCGTTCCGGGGGCGGGGCATCGCGTCCAGCCTGGTCAGCGCCGCGCTCGTGCATGCTGCGGAAAGCGGTGTCAGCGCGGTGCGGCTGTCGGTGTGGAAGTGGCGGGCAGGCGCGATCGCCCTGTACGAGCGGCTCGGATTCACCGTCACCGAGTCGTGGGACGAGCGGGACC
- a CDS encoding alpha-L-fucosidase, translated as MSSAPLSRRSLIKAAALAGGTVAFGLPQALWPATAEAYTMSSKMDWWYQARFGMFIHFGSYAHHGKGEWAFSTEGWTKSAWQTQVTQGFNPVSFNATQIADLAKNAGMKYIVITAKHHEGFGMWDSNVSSFTDTTGTRLYNLHDYIGFQRDLLGELKAACDARGIKFCLYYSIIDWNHPSQTIDSHFSTMSSMTARTNYINDMKSQLTELMNAYNPALLWFDGDWCGNPSTPTLTDWWTQADGQSLYNWLTQTWPNVIVNERVKRDCGLGDYAVAEFGFPSAPLDRQWEYCATMNGAWGYNRDQETSYKSTQYFIREMVTCVSRDGNYLLNIGPDGGFNADGTANDGHVTQGSVNILNGLASWMATYSDSIYGTSGSPFATEPSWGRITKKSGKLFAHVFTWPTNGILQIPAVYNTINRVYLMNNPSASLTYSVSGGQINVQVPTTAPDANDSVVCVEVSGMPAVLAGGVYTFVCAQSGKALDNANTTVDGNQVVQWTLNSGSTQQWTVTDLGHGYYKLVSVRSGKALDNNNSTSDGSTVVQRTDNSSWQWQQQWAITSLGNGGYQLVNRASGKALDNANTTNEGSAVIQWTPNSGPPQVWNATKVG; from the coding sequence ATGTCCTCCGCCCCCCTCAGCAGACGTTCCCTGATCAAGGCCGCCGCCCTCGCCGGCGGTACCGTGGCGTTCGGTCTGCCGCAGGCTCTGTGGCCCGCGACCGCCGAGGCCTACACCATGTCCTCGAAGATGGACTGGTGGTACCAGGCCCGCTTCGGGATGTTCATCCACTTCGGGTCCTACGCGCACCACGGGAAGGGCGAGTGGGCGTTCAGCACCGAAGGCTGGACCAAGTCCGCCTGGCAGACGCAGGTCACCCAGGGGTTCAACCCGGTCAGCTTCAACGCCACCCAGATCGCCGATCTGGCCAAGAACGCCGGCATGAAGTACATCGTGATCACTGCCAAGCACCACGAGGGCTTCGGCATGTGGGATTCCAACGTCTCCAGCTTCACCGACACCACCGGCACCAGGCTGTACAACCTGCACGACTACATCGGCTTCCAGCGCGACCTGCTGGGCGAGCTGAAGGCCGCGTGCGACGCCCGGGGCATCAAGTTCTGCCTCTACTACTCGATCATCGACTGGAACCACCCCTCGCAGACCATCGACAGCCACTTCTCCACCATGTCGTCGATGACCGCCCGCACCAACTACATCAACGACATGAAGTCCCAGCTGACAGAGCTGATGAACGCCTACAACCCGGCCCTGCTGTGGTTCGACGGCGACTGGTGCGGCAACCCCTCCACGCCCACCCTCACCGACTGGTGGACCCAGGCCGACGGCCAGAGCCTGTACAACTGGCTGACCCAGACCTGGCCGAACGTCATCGTCAACGAACGCGTCAAGCGTGACTGCGGCCTGGGCGACTACGCGGTCGCGGAGTTCGGCTTCCCCAGCGCGCCGCTGGACCGGCAGTGGGAGTACTGCGCCACCATGAACGGCGCATGGGGCTACAACAGGGACCAGGAAACCAGTTACAAATCGACCCAGTACTTCATCCGGGAGATGGTCACCTGCGTCTCCCGGGACGGCAACTACCTGCTCAACATCGGCCCCGACGGCGGCTTCAACGCCGACGGCACCGCGAACGACGGCCACGTCACACAGGGATCCGTGAACATCCTGAACGGCCTGGCCTCCTGGATGGCGACCTACTCCGACAGCATCTACGGCACCAGCGGCAGCCCCTTCGCCACCGAGCCGTCCTGGGGCAGGATCACCAAGAAGAGCGGCAAGCTCTTCGCCCACGTCTTCACCTGGCCCACGAACGGCATTCTGCAGATCCCCGCGGTGTACAACACGATCAACCGCGTCTACCTGATGAACAACCCCTCCGCCTCGCTCACCTACTCGGTCAGCGGCGGCCAGATCAACGTCCAGGTGCCGACCACCGCGCCCGACGCGAACGACTCCGTCGTCTGCGTCGAGGTCAGCGGCATGCCGGCCGTCCTCGCGGGCGGCGTCTACACGTTCGTCTGCGCCCAGAGCGGCAAGGCCCTCGACAACGCCAACACCACCGTCGACGGCAACCAGGTCGTCCAGTGGACCCTCAACAGCGGCTCCACGCAGCAGTGGACGGTCACCGACCTGGGCCACGGCTACTACAAGCTGGTCTCCGTCCGCAGCGGCAAGGCACTCGACAACAACAACAGCACCTCCGACGGCTCGACAGTGGTGCAGCGGACCGACAACAGCAGCTGGCAGTGGCAGCAGCAGTGGGCCATCACCTCGCTCGGCAACGGCGGGTACCAGCTCGTCAACCGGGCCAGCGGCAAGGCGCTGGACAACGCCAACACCACCAACGAGGGCAGCGCGGTCATCCAGTGGACCCCCAACTCCGGTCCTCCGCAGGTCTGGAACGCCACCAAGGTCGGCTGA